Proteins found in one Lysinibacillus fusiformis genomic segment:
- a CDS encoding cyclase family protein — translation MSNELLQALQLLKSKQWVDLTHTFGPNSPHFFMFEDAKFETLFSHEDGFFAQQFTFPGQYGTHIDPPIHFVRDTRYLEELELKELVLPLVVIDKSQEAASNHDFSLSVEDIRDFEAQHGEIEAGTFVALRTDWSKRWPDKEAFSNKDADGHNHIPGWGLEALQFLLKERKVSAIGHETFDTDSAADFRKNSKLDGEYFVLEQDTYQIELMTNLDKLPAKGAIIFNIVPKPEKASGFPVRSFAILP, via the coding sequence ATGTCTAATGAACTTTTACAAGCATTGCAATTATTAAAATCAAAACAGTGGGTTGATTTAACACATACATTCGGCCCTAATTCACCACATTTTTTTATGTTTGAGGACGCTAAATTTGAAACATTATTTTCTCATGAGGATGGTTTTTTTGCCCAACAATTTACGTTCCCTGGTCAATATGGCACACATATCGATCCACCTATTCATTTTGTGCGAGACACTCGGTACTTAGAAGAATTAGAACTAAAAGAACTCGTTCTTCCCCTTGTCGTCATTGATAAATCACAAGAGGCTGCTAGCAACCATGACTTTTCATTAAGTGTTGAAGATATTCGTGATTTTGAAGCCCAGCATGGAGAAATTGAAGCAGGAACATTTGTAGCATTACGTACAGATTGGAGTAAGCGCTGGCCAGATAAGGAGGCATTCAGTAATAAGGATGCAGATGGACATAACCACATCCCTGGCTGGGGTTTAGAGGCTTTACAGTTTTTACTAAAAGAACGCAAGGTAAGCGCAATTGGTCATGAAACATTCGATACGGACTCTGCCGCTGATTTTCGTAAAAATAGCAAGCTAGATGGCGAATATTTCGTGCTTGAACAAGACACCTATCAAATTGAGTTAATGACTAATTTGGACAAGCTACCTGCGAAGGGCGCCATCATCTTCAATATCGTACCTAAGCCAGAAAAAGCATCAGGCTTCCCTGTGCGCTCATTTGCTATTTTGCCATAA
- a CDS encoding DedA family protein, protein MAQHVQSLIEHYGYFGIIVILIGGIVGLPLPDEVFLTYVGYSVYRESLEHIPALVSALIGAVGGITLSYYIGYRFGLPLLQKYGPKIHITEQKIDFTKKMFTKIGPTLLLIGYFIPGVRHLTAYIAAINNYPYRKFALFAYTGAFIWTFTFISLGKMLGEKWRFVGYYLTHYSIYLILLFILGMLIAYFLFKKRNGQK, encoded by the coding sequence ATGGCACAACACGTGCAGTCTCTAATTGAACATTACGGATACTTTGGGATTATCGTGATTCTAATTGGAGGCATTGTTGGGTTGCCACTTCCTGATGAGGTCTTTTTAACTTATGTAGGCTATAGTGTTTACCGAGAAAGTCTTGAACACATTCCTGCCTTAGTCAGTGCACTGATTGGTGCAGTTGGAGGCATTACTTTAAGCTACTATATCGGTTATCGTTTTGGCTTACCGTTATTGCAGAAATATGGCCCTAAAATTCATATTACAGAGCAAAAAATTGATTTTACGAAAAAGATGTTTACAAAAATTGGACCTACCTTATTATTAATTGGCTATTTTATTCCTGGGGTACGTCATTTGACAGCATATATTGCAGCTATTAATAATTATCCTTATAGGAAGTTTGCGCTTTTTGCCTATACAGGTGCATTTATTTGGACGTTCACATTTATATCATTAGGAAAGATGCTTGGGGAGAAATGGCGATTTGTTGGATACTATTTAACCCATTATAGTATCTATCTCATCCTATTGTTTATTCTAGGAATGCTTATTGCTTACTTTTTATTCAAAAAAAGAAATGGACAAAAATAA
- a CDS encoding Cof-type HAD-IIB family hydrolase, with the protein MKYNIVFFDVDGTLINYEDGCVEESTKQAIQLLQDKGIHLVAATGRPLSMCSELQELGIETFITANGAYVKHKDLVIHKTPIAKDIVQNVQAFAQEQQHSLTFFTEQLSMNSIQSPVALRAMQETLSLRDFPLVNETIVDEEVFLMCLYADELAEKRYASQFSNIFLQRWHPYIVNVLQQDVSKSLAIKAVLDYFNISPENAIAFGDGDNDIDMLEYVGLGIAMGNGSTALKSAANFVTKKSTDGGVNFALRQLQVI; encoded by the coding sequence ATGAAATATAACATCGTGTTTTTTGATGTAGACGGCACATTAATTAATTACGAGGATGGCTGTGTGGAAGAAAGTACAAAACAGGCTATTCAGCTATTGCAAGACAAGGGAATCCATCTTGTAGCGGCTACCGGAAGACCCTTATCCATGTGCTCTGAGTTACAAGAGCTGGGGATTGAAACCTTTATTACAGCAAATGGAGCCTATGTGAAACATAAGGATCTTGTCATACATAAAACACCCATTGCTAAAGATATTGTCCAAAATGTACAGGCTTTTGCGCAGGAACAACAGCATAGCCTAACATTTTTTACAGAGCAACTGTCCATGAATAGCATACAAAGTCCAGTAGCTTTAAGAGCGATGCAAGAAACTTTATCTTTACGGGATTTTCCACTTGTAAATGAAACAATTGTAGATGAAGAGGTTTTTCTCATGTGTCTGTATGCAGATGAGCTGGCTGAAAAAAGATATGCTAGCCAATTTTCGAATATATTTTTGCAGCGATGGCATCCTTATATTGTGAATGTATTACAGCAGGATGTTTCGAAGTCATTAGCTATTAAAGCGGTACTGGATTATTTTAATATTAGCCCTGAGAATGCCATTGCCTTTGGCGATGGGGATAATGATATTGACATGTTAGAGTATGTAGGGTTAGGGATTGCCATGGGAAATGGTAGCACAGCTCTAAAAAGTGCTGCCAATTTTGTTACAAAGAAATCTACTGATGGCGGTGTCAATTTTGCTTTACGTCAACTTCAAGTCATTTAG
- a CDS encoding DUF2225 domain-containing protein — translation MAFNIYYYESSVDCKFCKKQFTTYKVRPNRYKIIEEQTDFMPVYDGLNPLLYEVAVCPHCGYAYHKSMTRTYGPFMLLIDELYIKELQKPMDICQERTIDDAIISFKLAYLVSRASMEEALLMANFALKIAWLYRLKNDEESEKRYLFAARDFYSKSFASNQEGGERIQFLHAELSLRLGDIPEAKKGFSRLIADRNVSAKYRKLARNRWENYKYDEQPITINEIIN, via the coding sequence ATGGCATTTAACATTTACTACTATGAAAGTAGTGTAGATTGTAAATTTTGCAAAAAGCAGTTTACAACATATAAAGTTCGCCCTAATCGATATAAAATTATCGAAGAACAAACGGATTTCATGCCTGTTTATGATGGCCTAAACCCTTTGCTGTATGAAGTTGCCGTGTGTCCACATTGTGGCTATGCCTATCATAAATCTATGACACGGACATATGGACCTTTCATGCTACTCATTGATGAACTATACATTAAAGAGCTCCAGAAACCTATGGATATCTGTCAGGAACGTACAATTGATGATGCCATTATCAGTTTTAAGCTCGCCTATTTAGTATCCCGTGCATCAATGGAGGAAGCTCTTTTAATGGCGAATTTCGCTCTAAAAATTGCTTGGCTCTATCGATTAAAAAATGACGAAGAATCCGAAAAGCGCTACCTTTTTGCAGCTAGAGACTTTTATAGTAAATCCTTTGCCTCCAATCAAGAAGGTGGAGAGAGAATTCAGTTTTTACATGCTGAATTAAGCCTACGACTAGGTGACATTCCTGAAGCCAAAAAAGGATTTTCTCGCTTAATCGCTGATCGAAATGTTTCGGCGAAATATCGCAAGCTTGCACGTAATCGTTGGGAAAATTATAAATATGATGAACAACCTATAACAATTAATGAAATCATTAATTAA
- a CDS encoding erythromycin esterase family protein: MKKARKHKALLSFVLASLLTLNGVASVSAAVPTTEQVNIENDSTVKQARTSNETLLDWKKWANDHAYSLSSIQPEMFNGQKIPANKFEDLEMLKPLLHDKRIVFLGESSHGVAQFNLAKTRLIQFLHQEMGYNVLAFESGMGNVMNAQGQIDKQAALQTMKDAIFGVWWTKETLPLFDYAKSTQATEQPLVLTGFDIQQQGPFTNGDWLQNPKLAQQFSEAEKQLAEWSSGKDLKGYQKVKATIMDVYKQVKSQIETKEKELQTAYPNEPHIVKLMDRTLTDRIRLADEYIELTIQSNIDIEQNIIASFLQTMEWRDQAMMENLLWLAEEVYPTEKFIVWAHNDHIRKAQSDVMGSPYPVKLMGERLPDMYKKYSYVLGLYMTSGETANNMGEPMPVLPPVKGSIEDILSTTNKPYTFIDLRNRQNERGNSWMFEPRLAYSWGVMQESFVPRDQYDGILLIDKVNKPTYIK, from the coding sequence ATGAAGAAAGCTAGGAAGCATAAGGCTTTATTAAGTTTTGTACTGGCAAGTTTATTGACATTGAACGGAGTTGCTAGTGTCTCTGCCGCTGTTCCTACAACTGAGCAGGTTAATATTGAAAACGATTCTACAGTCAAACAAGCTAGGACTTCTAATGAAACATTACTTGATTGGAAAAAATGGGCGAATGATCATGCATACAGCTTGTCATCCATCCAGCCTGAAATGTTTAATGGACAAAAAATTCCCGCTAACAAATTTGAGGATTTAGAGATGTTAAAGCCCTTATTACACGATAAACGTATTGTCTTTTTAGGGGAAAGCTCGCATGGTGTGGCACAATTCAATCTCGCGAAAACACGTTTAATACAATTTTTACATCAGGAAATGGGCTATAATGTCCTTGCCTTTGAAAGTGGTATGGGCAATGTGATGAACGCTCAAGGACAAATTGACAAGCAAGCAGCTCTACAGACAATGAAAGATGCCATTTTCGGGGTTTGGTGGACAAAAGAAACTTTGCCTCTGTTTGACTATGCAAAATCAACTCAAGCAACAGAGCAACCTCTTGTACTTACTGGCTTTGATATTCAACAGCAAGGGCCATTTACGAACGGAGATTGGCTCCAAAACCCTAAGCTAGCTCAGCAATTCAGTGAAGCGGAGAAGCAACTTGCCGAATGGAGCTCAGGAAAAGATTTGAAAGGCTATCAGAAAGTAAAAGCTACTATAATGGATGTGTATAAACAGGTAAAATCACAAATTGAAACGAAAGAAAAAGAGTTACAGACAGCTTATCCAAATGAGCCTCATATTGTAAAATTGATGGATCGCACGCTAACAGATCGTATTCGGCTAGCGGACGAATATATAGAGTTAACGATTCAGTCCAACATCGACATTGAACAAAATATTATAGCATCCTTTTTACAAACTATGGAATGGCGAGATCAAGCGATGATGGAGAACTTACTTTGGTTAGCTGAAGAAGTTTACCCAACAGAAAAGTTTATTGTCTGGGCACATAACGATCATATTCGTAAGGCACAATCGGATGTAATGGGATCCCCTTACCCAGTTAAATTAATGGGAGAACGTTTACCTGATATGTATAAGAAATATAGCTATGTATTAGGTCTATACATGACAAGTGGAGAGACAGCAAATAATATGGGAGAACCTATGCCTGTTTTACCTCCTGTCAAAGGATCTATTGAGGATATTCTGTCTACAACAAATAAACCTTACACATTCATTGATTTGCGCAACCGTCAAAATGAGCGAGGCAACTCATGGATGTTTGAGCCTCGTTTAGCCTATAGTTGGGGTGTCATGCAAGAAAGCTTTGTTCCGCGCGACCAATACGATGGCATACTTTTAATAGATAAGGTCAATAAACCAACCTATATCAAATAA
- a CDS encoding DUF4272 domain-containing protein, which translates to MNHFTIFASKNDTDDIKDKLSDILAKSFTIEKNDNDYLLKSRSLFNKYRCSINILAEDTNPDYFAKNIPGMMGLYDTIPFKDEQLKERVMIQISVLNTVIAIEMDKEMTDGHMQLFIKLLASIGGIGFLSDGTLLDQNGMVIVYPNGESGPSDFQPHACTRKIHAQEVTSAQGEARKIRTIAFLKEKNIPYAASLPQLPPVENLQFKSQEDIARRAVALLIVIQFACDVAQKGDIEESREFFTNMLHTYEVHEFLTEHEKFFLEAQHPGAQEAVNISWQYEAYWTLIWALGLVEELIFPDDVCDCEYAIQVVSRCETFEQFYNQTVLRSKEEIVDEADKIYRLHWACVDSRINGQATPLALNESVVMERRRGLFWMIGYQGEEWDSISMGT; encoded by the coding sequence TTGAACCATTTTACGATATTTGCTTCCAAAAATGATACAGATGATATAAAGGATAAACTATCTGATATATTAGCAAAAAGCTTTACTATTGAAAAAAACGATAACGACTATTTATTAAAATCAAGAAGTTTATTTAATAAATATAGATGTTCCATAAACATTTTAGCTGAAGATACGAACCCGGATTATTTTGCAAAAAATATACCTGGGATGATGGGCTTGTATGATACTATTCCATTTAAAGATGAACAGCTAAAAGAACGTGTAATGATTCAAATATCGGTGCTTAATACAGTCATTGCAATTGAAATGGACAAAGAGATGACAGACGGCCATATGCAGCTATTCATAAAATTATTAGCAAGTATAGGAGGTATTGGTTTCCTATCAGATGGTACTTTGCTGGATCAGAACGGTATGGTTATTGTTTATCCTAATGGAGAATCGGGTCCATCTGATTTTCAACCACATGCTTGTACAAGAAAGATACATGCACAAGAGGTCACATCAGCACAGGGAGAGGCACGAAAAATTAGAACGATAGCCTTTTTAAAAGAGAAGAACATACCTTATGCGGCATCGCTTCCTCAGCTACCACCAGTAGAAAATCTTCAATTTAAAAGCCAAGAGGATATTGCAAGAAGAGCGGTTGCCCTGTTGATTGTTATTCAATTCGCTTGTGATGTAGCACAGAAGGGTGATATTGAGGAGTCTAGAGAGTTCTTTACCAATATGCTACACACATATGAGGTGCATGAATTTTTAACGGAGCATGAAAAATTCTTTCTTGAGGCTCAGCATCCTGGTGCTCAAGAAGCTGTCAATATATCATGGCAATATGAAGCCTATTGGACACTTATTTGGGCATTGGGACTTGTGGAAGAGCTAATTTTCCCTGACGATGTATGTGATTGTGAATATGCGATTCAGGTTGTTTCTCGTTGCGAAACATTTGAACAATTTTATAATCAAACGGTACTGCGTAGTAAGGAAGAAATAGTAGATGAGGCGGATAAAATTTACAGATTACATTGGGCTTGTGTAGATAGTCGCATCAATGGACAAGCAACTCCTTTAGCATTAAATGAAAGTGTTGTGATGGAAAGACGTAGAGGTTTATTTTGGATGATAGGGTATCAAGGCGAAGAATGGGATTCTATATCGATGGGTACTTAA
- a CDS encoding SMI1/KNR4 family protein, protein MWVERWHHLVERLKQQEAYVHPIELRPVATEQELQQVEERLGIQIPNGFRQLLQNCSKQVSIYWSLPDEAILPIELLDTPYGEFGWSLNDLDFPYFGGDDESDEQQYLQCFTAGNGDALLLKLDDETFWYWSHEEDEFDLLAVSFHSYVENMTALGCIGVDCGQHRQFCSVNGLDVELASSQIWLTWLEQFLSSNLQQAQSSLESLLHYVSMHGAKKTSVQEAFLHFDGVQVFQVLQHKVEQALSLSDQKAWSEVLVRVCPSEAENWVRELWQVQSDMPDSLRDYVTAHCLPVDEGQSYILQDIKKDRIDAYTALHRLRHFHHPNIIEWMKCYVTFPIDGWDSLLAESQPSAETLYEWLNGSEVERLTSIRAICQMIQRGITPTTMIDEEKWRPLLAYWVEHEVLRKNKQLFSQALNCLENWIIKYYMLQRGE, encoded by the coding sequence ATGTGGGTTGAGCGTTGGCATCATTTAGTAGAGCGATTGAAGCAACAAGAAGCTTATGTACATCCGATTGAATTACGACCAGTTGCAACCGAGCAAGAGTTACAGCAGGTAGAGGAAAGACTTGGTATACAAATCCCTAATGGATTTCGTCAACTATTGCAAAATTGCTCAAAGCAAGTAAGTATTTATTGGTCATTACCTGATGAGGCGATACTTCCTATTGAATTGCTTGATACGCCTTATGGGGAGTTTGGCTGGAGCTTAAACGACTTAGATTTCCCCTACTTTGGAGGGGATGATGAATCAGATGAACAGCAATATTTACAATGTTTTACGGCAGGTAACGGAGATGCCCTTCTCCTTAAGCTTGACGACGAAACCTTTTGGTATTGGAGTCATGAAGAAGATGAGTTTGATCTGCTTGCTGTCAGCTTTCATTCGTACGTTGAGAATATGACAGCTTTAGGCTGTATCGGAGTAGACTGCGGCCAGCATCGTCAATTTTGTAGTGTGAATGGATTGGATGTTGAGTTGGCTAGCTCACAAATATGGCTAACATGGCTAGAACAATTTTTAAGCTCTAATTTACAGCAGGCACAATCTAGCTTAGAATCTTTGCTTCATTATGTTTCCATGCATGGCGCGAAAAAAACAAGCGTGCAGGAAGCATTTTTGCATTTTGATGGAGTGCAGGTGTTTCAGGTGCTTCAACATAAAGTAGAGCAAGCTCTATCTCTCTCAGATCAAAAAGCATGGAGCGAAGTGTTAGTCAGGGTATGTCCGAGTGAGGCCGAAAATTGGGTGAGAGAACTTTGGCAAGTACAGAGTGACATGCCAGATTCGCTGCGTGATTATGTAACAGCACATTGTTTGCCAGTTGATGAAGGTCAATCATACATCCTACAGGATATCAAAAAAGATAGAATTGATGCCTATACAGCCTTACATAGATTACGCCATTTCCATCATCCAAACATCATAGAATGGATGAAGTGCTATGTCACGTTTCCGATTGATGGCTGGGATTCACTTCTAGCAGAGTCACAGCCAAGTGCAGAGACATTATACGAATGGTTAAATGGGAGTGAAGTAGAAAGGCTAACATCCATCCGAGCCATTTGTCAGATGATACAGCGGGGAATCACGCCAACAACCATGATAGATGAAGAAAAATGGCGACCTTTGCTGGCGTATTGGGTTGAACATGAGGTGCTACGGAAAAACAAACAGCTGTTTAGCCAAGCGCTTAATTGTTTGGAAAATTGGATAATAAAATACTATATGCTACAAAGGGGAGAGTAG
- a CDS encoding MerR family transcriptional regulator, producing MINKNVKYFTTGEFSKLCKVNKQTLIYYDQIGLLSPIMKDSKDYRYYSLAQYDFFGVIELLKAVGMSLKDIQQYMAEKSPENFLELMHQQKEHVAKKRRELEMIENIIDVKIKTTEEALHLNFKDITIEYFPEDTLYLSKNIENSTEEQFVKAVSDFIEELDRSQLDTGYPIGGITRREQVLAGNYDNYSYLYIEQPHPREGHPYFKAIEGEFVIGYHVGSSSKLGETYTRLFNLMHEKGYELGQYVYEEYIYDAVMKNREDEYVTKIMMEVKKVK from the coding sequence ATGATTAATAAAAATGTAAAATATTTTACAACTGGGGAATTTTCTAAATTATGTAAGGTAAATAAACAGACACTTATTTATTATGATCAAATTGGTTTATTATCTCCCATCATGAAGGATAGTAAGGATTATAGGTATTATTCACTTGCTCAATATGATTTTTTCGGTGTTATTGAATTATTAAAGGCAGTGGGGATGTCTTTAAAGGATATTCAGCAGTATATGGCAGAGAAATCACCTGAAAATTTTTTAGAATTGATGCATCAACAAAAAGAGCATGTTGCGAAGAAACGTAGAGAACTAGAAATGATTGAGAATATTATTGATGTCAAAATCAAAACGACAGAGGAAGCACTGCATCTAAATTTTAAGGACATTACGATTGAGTACTTTCCTGAAGATACATTATATTTGAGTAAAAATATCGAGAATTCTACAGAAGAGCAGTTTGTGAAGGCTGTATCTGACTTTATTGAGGAATTGGATCGCTCTCAATTAGATACGGGGTATCCCATTGGAGGGATAACAAGAAGAGAGCAAGTGTTAGCTGGAAATTACGATAACTATAGTTATTTATATATTGAGCAGCCTCATCCAAGAGAAGGACATCCTTATTTTAAGGCGATAGAGGGTGAATTTGTGATTGGTTATCATGTTGGCTCCTCTTCAAAACTTGGTGAGACCTACACACGGTTATTTAATCTCATGCATGAAAAGGGTTATGAGCTAGGCCAATATGTATACGAGGAATACATTTATGATGCCGTAATGAAAAATCGAGAGGACGAGTATGTAACCAAAATTATGATGGAAGTAAAGAAAGTAAAATAA
- a CDS encoding GNAT family N-acetyltransferase translates to MFTEIRDITAFNKKEILALRIADNQQHFIESTDQCLAEAEMDRRFTPLGLYKDNTAIGFAMYGIFPHNDYSQRVWLDRYLIAEQYQGQGLGKHFLQQLIQYLTVKFNCLQIYLSVYDNNAVAIQLYKQFGFIFNGEIDDKGEKVMVLEVHAYDNH, encoded by the coding sequence ATGTTCACGGAGATTCGTGACATTACAGCTTTTAACAAGAAAGAAATTTTAGCATTACGCATCGCTGACAATCAGCAACATTTTATTGAATCTACAGACCAATGCTTAGCAGAGGCGGAAATGGATCGACGTTTTACACCTTTAGGTCTGTATAAAGATAACACCGCTATAGGCTTCGCTATGTATGGCATATTCCCTCATAATGATTACAGTCAACGCGTATGGCTTGATCGCTATCTAATTGCAGAACAATACCAAGGACAAGGTTTGGGAAAACATTTTTTACAGCAGCTTATTCAATATTTAACAGTAAAGTTCAACTGTCTTCAGATATATTTAAGTGTTTATGACAATAATGCTGTAGCTATCCAATTGTATAAACAATTCGGTTTTATATTTAATGGTGAAATAGATGATAAAGGGGAAAAAGTAATGGTTTTGGAGGTGCATGCTTATGACAACCATTAA
- a CDS encoding MATE family efflux transporter, with amino-acid sequence MTTINPIETRPLKPLFLSYLFPAMIGMLLMSINILVDGIFVSHGVGPTALAGVNIAVPIFSILLSISLWIGMGGATLFSISLGEGNKQRAHQLFTLSFSTMLVVVITIIGFLALNLKDISYIFGASDDTYPYVQEYLHVILLFGVFYTIENLLSIFIRNDGNPKLAMLGLITTSVLNILLNYVFIFVLDYGVTGCALATAIATIIGTSVLCLHFFRPQAELKFVTSFLNLSDLKKMFAIGLPSFIVEASVAVIVILYNVTFLHYLGANGVTAYAMVNYIHTVLLTIFLGVGMALQPLVSYHHGARLLERLTALLKIALATAFILGLTTALIALLFPSQLMALFGDSSFEIRSMAAQGFVHFAIGYVFLGINMVFAEFFQSIEKIRIATSIMLLRSIILFIPTLIILPKVLGSQAIWWTFPVAEGITALLIYLYIRKNPRTISSPEHA; translated from the coding sequence ATGACAACCATTAATCCAATTGAAACAAGACCACTGAAACCATTATTTTTATCATACTTATTCCCCGCAATGATCGGGATGCTTTTGATGTCCATCAATATTTTGGTAGATGGCATTTTCGTTAGTCATGGCGTGGGACCTACAGCTTTAGCTGGAGTGAATATAGCCGTTCCTATTTTCTCCATTTTGCTTTCGATTTCTCTATGGATTGGTATGGGAGGGGCTACCCTTTTCTCGATTTCTTTAGGAGAGGGCAATAAGCAACGTGCTCACCAACTATTTACACTGTCATTCTCTACAATGCTAGTGGTTGTCATCACGATTATTGGATTCCTCGCGTTAAATTTAAAGGACATTTCTTATATATTTGGGGCGAGTGATGATACCTATCCTTATGTGCAGGAGTATTTACATGTTATTTTGCTCTTTGGGGTGTTTTACACAATTGAAAATCTTTTAAGTATTTTTATTCGAAATGATGGCAACCCAAAGTTAGCTATGCTGGGCTTAATTACAACGTCGGTTTTGAATATACTCTTAAATTATGTTTTTATCTTCGTACTAGATTATGGTGTGACTGGCTGTGCTTTAGCAACAGCAATAGCTACAATTATAGGTACATCTGTGCTATGTCTTCATTTTTTCCGTCCACAAGCTGAGTTAAAGTTTGTCACTTCCTTTTTGAATCTATCAGATCTAAAAAAAATGTTTGCTATAGGTTTACCTAGCTTTATTGTTGAAGCTTCTGTTGCTGTTATTGTTATTTTGTATAACGTTACCTTTTTACATTATCTAGGTGCAAATGGCGTTACAGCCTATGCAATGGTCAATTATATCCATACTGTCTTGCTGACTATTTTTCTTGGGGTTGGTATGGCCCTACAACCATTAGTTAGCTATCACCACGGGGCAAGGTTGCTAGAAAGATTAACAGCTTTACTAAAAATCGCCTTAGCTACTGCATTTATTTTAGGGTTAACGACTGCCCTTATAGCTCTTCTTTTCCCTTCACAATTAATGGCTTTATTCGGAGATAGCTCATTTGAAATTCGCAGTATGGCAGCACAAGGCTTTGTGCATTTCGCCATTGGCTATGTATTTTTAGGGATCAACATGGTGTTCGCAGAATTCTTTCAATCCATTGAAAAAATTCGTATTGCCACATCAATTATGTTACTACGTAGTATTATTTTATTTATCCCTACTCTCATCATACTACCTAAGGTACTTGGCTCACAGGCGATTTGGTGGACCTTCCCAGTAGCAGAAGGAATTACAGCCTTGCTTATTTACCTATACATTAGGAAAAATCCAAGAACCATTTCTTCTCCTGAACATGCTTAA
- a CDS encoding S66 family peptidase — protein sequence MKIQYPTLKTPLTIGVTAPSSGVEQHLHLLITEAEKQLIQRGMKVIIGNTTWTQLKGRSTTKEKRVSELMDYLLDERIDVVMPPWGGSFLMELLPLIDWDELKKAGPKWILGYSDISTLSFVYTTMTGYASAHGVNFTELSAPQWDELSSKWIDVISCKVGHSITQSSSNYFQSSWEQVYKNPATGFYFDNATEWKVLNQEFSNRMTGRLIGGCLNTLQILIGTPFDYVQSFINEYCSEEGTIWYLESVGMDAAKIYRALWQLKYNGWFNKCNGVLIGRAGLYENLGDFTLADALQDIFDDMKIPVFYEVDIGHVPPQLILVNGAVGEVVIEEGRGTLKMQFC from the coding sequence ATGAAAATACAATATCCTACTTTAAAAACGCCTCTTACGATTGGCGTGACAGCACCCTCTAGTGGAGTCGAACAGCATCTTCATCTATTAATAACAGAAGCTGAAAAACAATTAATACAAAGAGGAATGAAAGTTATTATTGGAAATACTACCTGGACGCAGCTTAAAGGTAGAAGTACAACAAAAGAAAAGCGAGTCTCTGAACTTATGGACTATTTATTAGATGAGCGAATAGATGTCGTCATGCCACCGTGGGGAGGCAGTTTTCTAATGGAGTTATTACCTTTAATCGATTGGGACGAATTAAAAAAAGCGGGACCCAAATGGATATTAGGGTATTCAGATATTAGTACTTTATCTTTTGTATACACAACCATGACGGGGTACGCATCCGCACATGGGGTGAATTTTACTGAATTATCAGCACCTCAATGGGATGAACTTTCTTCTAAATGGATAGATGTGATTTCATGTAAGGTTGGTCATTCAATAACTCAAAGCTCTTCTAACTATTTTCAATCGAGCTGGGAGCAAGTTTATAAAAATCCAGCTACAGGATTCTATTTCGACAATGCAACCGAATGGAAAGTTCTAAACCAAGAGTTTAGTAATCGTATGACAGGTAGGTTGATAGGTGGCTGTTTAAATACATTGCAAATTCTTATAGGTACACCCTTCGATTACGTCCAATCCTTTATTAACGAATATTGTTCTGAAGAGGGAACAATATGGTATTTAGAAAGTGTTGGTATGGATGCAGCAAAAATTTACCGAGCTTTGTGGCAATTAAAGTATAATGGTTGGTTCAATAAATGTAATGGTGTCCTAATCGGGAGAGCAGGACTATATGAAAATCTAGGGGACTTTACATTAGCGGATGCACTACAAGATATCTTTGATGATATGAAAATACCAGTTTTCTATGAAGTAGATATTGGACACGTACCCCCACAATTAATTCTAGTGAATGGAGCAGTTGGTGAAGTAGTTATTGAAGAAGGAAGAGGCACACTAAAAATGCAATTTTGCTAG